DNA from Asterias amurensis chromosome 7, ASM3211899v1:
AGCAGGGGGCTCGTGTATACAAACCTATGATAAACCTGCAGCTCAACAAAGAAACTAGTCCAAGATTGAGTATTACCCGTTCAACATTATCAGGGAGTGTGTTCGGGACAAATAATACATATTCATAACTTTAACAACAGCAAAAGGGGGTATATAGTTGGCAGTTTCGTTTTGAAGTCCGGGCCCCCAAGGTCGTGGGTAGGAAGTAGGAGGGGCCAGGGTCCGCCACTCAAAGGCGATATAAATAGCAAGTTCTGCCTCGCAACTACCATCAACTACTAAACTGTCTTTGCGCCGACAGCCTCTGCAATATGTATACACGCGATCTAGTGCATACACATTGTTCATATGTATAACTGTGAGCCTTTTAGTGACGTCACGTCCGAGTCCACTTAAAATTAACtcaacattattttaaagggCTTCTTTTATTTCAGAGCTAATAGCTAaacgtttttaataaaaaaatgcagCTATTCTTTAAATATTGTTCAAAATTAACTTTTATTAAATTTACTTGTTTAGTGCTCTCGTAGGCCTACTGTGTTGGTTGCaggcctttaaacaaatttttattGAGATTTGTAGGAAATTTAACAAAGAAATGTTCAAAGAGATAAACTTTCTTATACGTTTTGTCTCGTTTATCGGCGGGGGGGGGGAAGTCAGCaaagttttgaagaaaaatgtgTTTAAATGTATTGGAACACTGTAACTGCATGTTTCGTGCAAACACTTGCAGCACATTCGATCGCGCAAAAAATCCCAACTGATTTTGCGGTATAACATGGTTGGCCCCATAACATTGATACTGATCTCTGGTACTGCATGATGTTTTAGTACCATCATGGTACCATTCGATAGCTGTTGTGTTATTAACTGATGTAATTGCCCTGAATAATATTTCACTAATGACAGAGACTGGAACTTGATCTAAATAGGCCAGCAGACAAAATACAATCCTGCTCCGCTGCCGGGACACTGTGTGTGATCTTTGCGGTGAACATTAATGTGCTGGAATGTAGCTAGTGTAAACTGGGCGGGGGGGGACAACTTTAACTGTGACTTGTTAACACAGGgacaatttcacagagctaattaattatgcttactagaataattAGCCTAATGTCGCGTATACAATTTTCGACTggtgtatcctgctcatttctgccaaAAGCAGAAATTGTCGTGCAATTTGTTCTgctttatcaacagctgcatgaaattgggcccaggaccaGGAAATCCCTTTAGCGGGCCCCTTCTCCTGGTGTATGCAGCTTGCATTATGGTGTCATGTGTAAAGCTAGTTTTTGCGATTGGTGATTTGGCCTCACACGTGTATGGTATGCACGTCACTGTTCAGTACCTTCCTTGCTGCACATGTACACGTTGTGTTGAAAAGGAaacacaaaagaacaaaatgcCATTTTCGCCACGTCTCTCATATTCCGGTCAGCTATAGCAGGTGCTGGCTTTGGGGTTTTGTCTGGTCAGTAGGGGACGACCCTATTGGACCATCATTGTGTGACTTTCCAAGTAGCTTCACGTACGTAGCACagcaaaaaaattatacaaatatgTATTGGTATGAAATAAGTGGCGAGAGTGATTGCTAAgaggaaaacaagaaaaattcaaaattattgTCTATTAAAAATTGACTAGTTGACAGATTTAGCTGTGGCCAAGTTCTGCTTTGTAATGTTCTGTAAAATTTTGCAAAGCACTAGGCCCTTTTCGTCAAACACGTCatatccttcctccatggttaaatacaattcacatgtacaTTCAATTGTTGTAGAGTATAGTATGTGATTACGGGGCCTATAAAGTGTTAGAATGCTGTTATATTGACATGTTTTTGCAACtatcatacccccccccccccccccccccccacacacgtAGTCCCCCTCCATCCCCATTCCAACACTCTGCCATAAAATAAAAGGTATTGGTGGCTCTTGCATAAGTCCGTTACCATAATTCTTTAGACACTATCTTCCCTATACGGGTAATTTCTAAACACAGAGAAAAGGGGGCTGATAAAACTCAACAGCTATGTTTATTCATTAGGCTGTCCACGAATTTGCATAAGGATTGTGAATGCGCAAAACCACTTTAACAATgtaatacaatgtacattgtacagaaTCATGTACAGTGTATTAGAGATACACTCGTCCGACGTCACTGCTTTTTGGCTGATCAGCTGGTGGCCGGCATGCGATGTTGGTTTGTTGTGTGGCGTTTTGGTTGTCGTGTCATCAGTGCAAGGGCCGTGTGAGAGGAGAGAACAACCCCAATCTCGCCAATAATAGCTAGCGAGACTTGTCTACTAACTCCTGTTTATAAACCTACTAACAGGGGTAAGTTAAGGCACATACAGGGGTAACCACGGCCCTTAACTGAAAACAAAGCTATATCTTCTCCTTGGAAAATTTACTTAGTTTTTTCCATGTCTTCTCGTCTGTTTTGTAGTCACAAGTTTTCCTGAAAAAAATAAGTATAGTTGGTGTGAGCTTGATCAAAAACTCTgtctaaataaaacaatcatgGCACAACATACTCAGTTAGAACTTCTATGCTGTGAAGTCGAAAGTGTTCGGAGGGCTTACCCAGACCCAGTTCTTCTTAATGACGAAAGAGTTCTACGGAATCTTCTTGAAGCCGAGGAAAAATACACACCATGTGCGGATTACTTTGCAAACCAATTCCAGACAGAAATTAGACCGTTCATGAGAAAGATGGTCGCCCAGTGGATGTTTGAGGTAAGTTTTAATAACGATCAGTTTTAATTTTAGACAAAGCTAACTTGTTTTTATCATTAAAGGCATCTTCTTAACCTATATTCCATGTTCAATCCCCCTCTCTTACTTTTTGATGGCGAGCTTGTCGTGTCGACGACATCACACCGGTTCAACTCTTGACTTGAGCTCCCTGAACGTGGTGGAAAATGTTGGTCCACACGCGCTTGTCTCAGTTTTTAACCACCGTAACTTGTTTTACTTATGTTACTAACCATACAGTCAAACAATATTACCTGGTAAATGAATCACAATCATACTTTTAGTTTGTGTTGGTTGgtaaaaattgaataaaaagtaTGTAAAATGTTGTGTACGTGCATTTTAAATCACTAGGCCTACTACATCACGATTTCACGGACATGTGGTTGGTAAAGTCAGTGTAAAGTTCGAAGCGTTTGGCTATGATTTTCTTACGACAATACTCGATTATAACAATTTTACCTTGTAAATTGTGAGAATTTTTGCTGAATTCCAAAGCCCCTTGCAAGCTTTAAAAGCTTGTGCCCCAAAATTCACCAATGGTTCGGTGAGCATCAATTCACAGGAGTTAGCACAGGCCGCAGTGTACAACTTCTGAAACATTCGGCCTACCTGTGCCAAGCACAGTGCTGTCGAAGCCCTTGGTGCGTGAATAGTGTGAGCTTGGACTGAGGTCTAAATGGGACAGTTGAATTAGGCAGCGCTTTACACGGCCGTTTCGCGCTGTCTGATTTGACTTGAACACGGGCAACATGCTCGGTTGGTTGCCGTTCCCTGGTGAATTTTTCTACAAAATGCTGCAATTCGAGTGTCTAAAACTCTGACAATGACTGTGAATTACTTGTTCATGGTTAGGCTTTTCTTAATTTAGTAAAGGGCCGTtgctgtttgtgtgtgtgtgactcGGTGAGGGGAGTTTCATGTTAGTTGATTTCTAGCAAAATTTTATACCGCGATGTTTGCGTTCCCCGGTCGAATTCAGTAGATCCAGGGTTGTTGGTAATATCAAACTTGTCTAATTGACATTCCCTCCATTTCTTAGTATTTTCCCGCTGCTTTTTCTTCGGTTTCCTTCCACCCAGTGAATTGATTGCTTCCTCAAGATAGTAAATTTCCGTTTTAGTTGGCGCTTAAAAAAATCATGGTCTTAAAACGCAAGGATTTCCTACACTCCCAGTACGCGCAAAACTAAGTTTCATATTATTTCATCTTCACAGAAAGCACTTTCTTTCACGGAGACTTTTGTCGAGGTTAGATTTTATACTTGTCAAATTTAAAGCATGGTCGTCACAAACAAAGCCAATCGGACTTTTTCGAAGCGCTGCCATGGTTTTGCCTTCCGGCTTTGTTTTAGTGATACAACTTTTATTGGCGCGCCATTATTTTGGCGCGCTGTCTATCTAGGCACGGCACGACGTTTGACACCCTAAGAAATTttcttaacaaaataaaaatacctaTATACAAATTATGAACAATTTATTGTTGCCGAATACATCgtcattttgaaagaaaaaaatcaagaacgagacattttttaaaatgatCTTCGAAATAAGTCataaattttgatggatttttttttattttataacagtTTTGGGTTAATTGTCTTTTGTTTCATCACGTCAGTTTTCCTTGTcgaagtttgtttttgttttaatagtaTCGGACCAGAATTAACTCCAGTGTTTTTCTGTTTCTTTCGTTCTCTTATTTCTTAAGTGTTGTTTCTTGTTCTTTGTAAACCATCAAATACGTGTATTTAGCAGAAAGTTAACATTTATGTTTGGCGCTCGTGCGTGCGCTCTCGAATTTTTCGGCCTAATTTAAGTTAGTGGTGTTCATACAGTTTGATCTTTGAAGTTTTCTTTTAGTTGTTCGGCAGCTATATACCTCCAGTTATTCAAACAAAGATTTTATTTTGGTATTCAACTATTTTTCGTGATATTTTAGTGCTTACAAACCGGCCCCACCTTAGGCAACCTTTAGGCAAAGCTTTGGCGTTTTGGAGAAATGAAGTATAGTGGTGGTTTGGTTTTTCGGACGGCAATTTTTTATAATTCCTATTATTTGTCTCCCTTTCAAGATTGTTCAGTGCAAATActttagaaaataattattatatggAGAAGAGTTAAGTTcgttgtttttattgtaaagcgCCATGGAGCATTTTTGCATGGGGAAAAAATGGATTCGGCGCTATATCTGTgtataaatgtgttttattatcattttttattaATGACAAAAATCATAGCTGATGAATTCTTTATTTTAATTCAGGCATACATGCCTGACACAATTTTTACTTCACTTTAGTCATTTTGGCCATGTTTTCTTCCTCTCTTATAAATTTCAGGTTTGTGAAGAACAACAATGTGAAGAAGAGGTGTTCCCTCTCGCAATGAACTATTTAGACAGATTTCTCGCCGTGCAACGGATTTCAAGGAAACAATTTCAACTGCTTGGAGCAACCTGTATGTTCTTAGCTTCAAAATTAAAAGACACAATACCTCTAACAGCCGAAAAGCTTGTCATTTATACTGACAATTCCATCACTTTGGATCAGCTATTAGTAAGTATTTTGAGTTTTTctgtagttttgtttaaataaactcaagtgttttttttttttttagttttgttgaactcgttttattaatataaatctttaaacattaactacCTTTTAAACTATATTGTTTTGAGGTTGGTTTGTTTGAGAGGTcgacaataattatttccaaGTCGTAGAtaacaaatgtattttaaaGATGGAATATTACTTGTCTTTGTGACAGAAGAATTTCTACTTTCGATTTTGAGGCAAGATGGGTTGGGGTTGAAAGTGCTTTTATCTCTGCCGGTGGATTTTCTGACTAGTCGCTTTGGAGTACCATTGGGAAATCGGCAGTTTCCTGTGGTCAACACATGATAAGACTTTTTGGGGTAAAGAACAAGTAAAAAGACATCAGCTTTCCAGCTGCAAGGAGTTTATTTTCACATCTGTTGGCATTCAAAGATAACCTCCGGTTTTAAAGGCTGGGATATAGGACGAGGAAGTGCAATAAAGTGAGAAGTATGGGCTGGCTCTGGCGGCGGCATTAAGAGAAATTGCAGTCTTGTTAATTTACGATTGTGATCAGTGCAAAAAGTTCATGGAAACATTAGCCATACATTAGGGCATGTTAGGTCATGTATGGAAGCCGCTAATATAAGGCAAAATTGCtacatttttttgtgaaaaagtaTAATGTCAGGATGCAAAATGGGGAATGTTGAGTTCAATGGATGTTACATTCAAAATGTAATACTTTTTGCATGACTTTGTAACTTTGTGAGATAGAGGATCGGAGTTTGCTTGACTGTAGCTGGGGAAAACCTGACCCAGAAAACGAACAATAAACCGTGGGTGGTTGGCTGGCATTATCTGGTCTCTGTATTAATGGGGAAAATTTTGTGTTTCACAAAGACTCCTTGACTGTGGTGCAGGCCTGTAATTTTGTCTGTGATAGGGCAAGGCCGTTTTGGTTTCGGAGGGCAATTCCATTGGAGAATCTTGTAGTACATGAGAacattttgaaggggcatcaaggaCAAGACCAGGGAAACAGAGGTCATGGCGTTCTTGTAATTATATGCCTGTTTGGGGGCTGGGTTAGGGGAGTGGTGATATTTACTATAACCTGATTATCTTAATTCTTAAATCCATTCTCCTTTAAATGAGAAAAGATTATAATCAGAAGCCAGCCAATGATTGTTAAAGCTGCTAAGTTCACATGTTGGTAACTACAAAAGAAAAGATAATTTTGTGTTATGTAACACCTTCACTGAACCTGAACCAGGGGCTGGCTGGCTGCCTGGGTGGTTTTTAATGTGACAATAGTCCAATAGGTTTCTTTGAAAGATGCTCATCTAGAAAAGACTGTTGTTTGGGTCTTTGTTGGGAGATTAAATGGAATGGTTGTGGTCGTTTTTGGCTGGGGACATTTCTTGGGAGGGTAGGGAGGTTGCACATGAAAAAAGATGCTGTAACCATGCTGGAGCTCAAGATGTAAAATGGTTACTGCCTGGGTATAGAAGAAAAGTTTTATACGGtgtttatacaaaattaattattaccATTAAAAGTAAATTCTCTTGTTTTTAGCTATAAGGTCAATTTGTTGCTTAAAGACAAGCCTTTTTATATTAGATgttagtagatgttaaatttgcatcgggggataAAGAAAAACCTTAAAGATAGTGATAAGAAAAGTAAGaggaaagaaaacaagtaaCTGACTTTGAAAGGCTcaagatgttttttgtttaacattgTCCTGATTTGAGGACAGGAAGAGCTCCAGATTATTATATAATCAAATTTAATTAGTCGCAATTATTACTGAGGGGAATTGCAGGGAAAATTGGTTCCCAGGCTTCTACCAACCTCAATCTCTGGTTCATATCATGTTGTGGCTTTCTGAAATTCCAGAGTTTCTATTTCCACGAACGTGGTCCAGCTATTGTACCTACTGATTAACCACTGTAAAATAATAGGCTATTAGTATTATACTTTGTGGTTTGCCTAATAAACCAGATATTTCCTGTTGAGGGATTATTTCCAAGTGGAGATATTGATGATATTGGTCTCATTTATAATTAGACTGTTTAATCATGGTTTAATGAAGCAAGGGGTTACTTACACTAGGTGGTATTTAAAAGATACAATCAACCATTGAAGAGGTTAGGTAGGAGTTAAAGATGGGCACATTTTTGTCAGAACTTAGAAAAGAATTTTCACTTTGTATGCTACTCCTCTCTACTTATAGGGTTTTGTGGTGGATAGCTTGAACTTTTGAAGACTTAAGTTAATTTCTTAAACCAtagaattaattttgtttttactgttaATTTGTATTACGTAACTTTAATATATAAGAAAAACTATTGTTAAGTTTTAGTGTTTATACTGTTAATGTTAAACATCCAGTTTTGTCTTCTAAACGTTGCTGACTTGTTTTAAGTTTTCTTAACCACATTTTCCCGTTCTTTTCccttgtcttttttctttctctcttcAGCACTTTGAGTTGATCGTGCTTCGTAAATTAAAATGGGACCTCTCTGCAATAACACCCCATGACTTCCTAGAACAGATTCTACACAGACTACCTATCTCAAACGAATGTTCCCAGAAACTAAGAAGACATGCACAGACATTCATTGCCTTGTGTGCAACAGGTAAATGCttgtttgaaaattgaaaacCAAATAAAGAGGAGATAGAAAATCTTTTGTCGTAcaggtttgaagataaagagGAAGTCTGCCTTCGTTCGTGGGTAAATGAGGAAAAATCTACAAGTGTGTTTTTGTAGGAAATGAAATAGATGCGTTGAAAAAGATTTGCTTTGGGTTCTTCGACAATCTACAAAGATTTCTGATTTGAGAATATTTCTTAAATGTGTTGTGATATTGAAATGTGTCTTTCTTCTCGGAATGATTGGATTATacttctaaaaatgttttataaaaacatATCAAAGGTAAGCTTTATtcctttttttacttttatttatttttatatatatatttttccccttaatttttgtgtaattttataAGGCCATATACTTTTATGATGTTCCTAAAGATGGTAATGATAATATAATAACCATCTTGTAAAATCATCCCAGTTATCAGAAATCAAAGTATGTCAACATATTTGAATTTCCAAAGGCCGCTATGAGGTGACTTTTCCTTTCAAATTTCTgttcccctggtcttggctttggtgccccttagaaagtttcccttaatAAACTCTGAAAGaaatttccaatggaagtgccattTTCCAAATACGAAAATGGCCCTGTCTTCTCATATGTTATTTCAGGCCAGGAACTGAAACTTTTAATTATAGACTTAATGTATTATTCTTGGTAATTTTGCCTATGAATCAGCAATGTTTACCAAAAACCAAAAGATGACCCTTCCTTTAACATTCATTTTCGTTAGTTTTATCAGTTTTACAAGTTTACCGACCGGTGAATTTTAAAGGTGGTGTGTCATTATGTAACACCCATATCACCTTTAATCTTAATTGAAATTGAGCTATGGGTGACTGTACAGTACAGCCCTACAGAGGGCACTGTGCATGGTAACAAGGGCACCCAATAGGATGTTGGCATTGATCAGGGGTTTAAGCAGGTGTCATATACAGTCAGTGTACAAAAGAGATCGGGGAGTACAATAGTGATGGAATGTGCACTCCTAGACAAGTTTCTGGCCCTGGAAAAAGTAGACTAGTTTCTTGAAGTCgtcttgtttactttttttcattCTCATCAGTTCgtcttaatgtttttaaattgttaagtGGGGGAAAACTGTAGAGCATATGCAGAGTTAAATGGTTCCAATAGGCATTGAAGTCAAACGGAAAATAAAAGCGCCAATTTAAAATACTGTGTGGCAGAAGTTCCAGATGCCGTCTTTTCTCGACCAAAATGATTGGGGGAAAAACATTCTTAAAGTTTTGTCTGGTTAGACAACTGGTGGTTTTTAAGGGATTGTAACTGGAGATAAACAAAGTAAATGGACCAGACATGGGAATTTCACACCAGTAACCCAAGCTGACTTCTCCtgtccatttttttcttcaccctCTGTTCATGCTCTGTTCAAGCAGCCTTGATGGCATTTTCGCTTGTGAGTCCAGAACAAAGTTTCTTTTATTATTGGCCAAGCGTTCCTGGCATCATCGACTTAAATCCTTGCCAAGGGGTCAAAATGAAGGGAAAGTTGTCAGGTAGTAAAAGTATCTTGCTATCACGGCTAGTACAGTACAGTTCATGGTATTTGTTGGGAGGGGTTTTAACTTCAATAAAATATAACTCTGGTCTTGAAGTGAAACCAAAAGTTTTGTAATTATGAAAGTAGAGGCATGTAATTCGCTTGCAAGCTTGCATGCGCTTTATAGTTGTGTGTAACTTGGTGTAACCAACacacaaaaaagtaaacaatctGTTGCAAAGTGAAAGTAGCTGTACATGTAGTCCAAAAGCAAAAAGCATTGTGTACTTTAGTACTTTAAAGTCTGCATTTGCCATCAAGGGAATGCCATGGAAATTACTTTGATATGAGGCGAAATAGTACAACTCGAGGTTGTGAAAAGTTTTCACAAAGTTTACAGAGCTGTTCATGCAATGCAACTGTGTGAAACGGCCTCATTTTGGggggttttgtgttttgttttcggtttttttaaaggttctgGTACTGTGTTATGGGCCTTTCTAATTATGTCCTGGACCCAATGTTGGTTAAGCATCCTGGTTATACAAATGTTCGGGGCTTACCAAACAAAACTCAagaatgttaaaaaaaagtttaggaAAAGTGATAATCAGTACAGCAAATCGAAGGCAAGAGTTGTGTGTATGTCTGTATACCTGCCTGTCTTAAAAAAAGCCAGAAGGTGGGATGGGTGCCATTTTGAACAGTTTTGGAACACCTTCATTGTTTGTCTGTTGAGCAGTTTCAAAAAATTGTCTTCAAATTTAGACACCCATCAGCAAATTGTTACCATCCCATTCAGACTCCAGCTGAAGCTCTAAAGCAACCCAATGTTTActtgcaagaatcttgaagagGTTCAGTAAACATTCTCTTAAATCATTTAcctcaaatatgtttttttgaaaaatccctcttgaaaaaaagaaaaaaagaagagttttatgttattatttacTCAGCCACTTGAGGATGAAATTGGATTAGAAACATTTCCCCTCGCggaatatttgtttcttttttctagAGATCCCACGGTCACTCCAAATGGATCCCTGACGGCGTGTTACACAACAAACCATGAAgccaaatgaaaataaaaacatgtttagcttCCCTGCGAGATTCCTTCTACGAGACTGCTTCTTTTTTATCtgaaaaaatatacatttttacGATCTCAAAATAGTTTGAAAATCTAACGATCGataatgtttatttgttttagtagCCCAGCCGTTTGTCTTTAAAACTAAGTCGGacagccaatttaaaaaaaaggggccctccttcctttttgtttcaaaaaggcaggacgctgaacatgtattttcttttatttggcctaactCTCTCTCTAAAGCTCTATCGTGAGAGTCGTACCCTCTGGAGGATTCCCCTAGTTTCAAGAGGCTTAAGTACCTCAAAGAAAAGGAGCGGCATTTCAAGGAGAATAGACAGGATGCACCCTTTTCAGGAACCCTTCTTTGCATCTTGCTGGCGTTTTCAAAAGGAGCCCAGAACTTTTTATTGACTGGTTGCCTAGGATCGAATTGTTGcagtgtttacaaaaaaatcatGCCATGTTGGAGAAGTTTGCAATAAGGAGTTCTGTAGTAATGGTAGCGCATTAAGGTTTCTGACAGCAAACAATCTTGTATTGAGAGACCAGCTCTAAATAAGTAGTTGTTACTGTTCTCTGTTTCAAGCGAGAAATTTACCTACCCActgttcaaaacaaatttttgggTAATGCACACAAAcagaaaagtgaaacaaaattgGTTCGTTTCATAATGTAAGAAACGGTTGttataaaaactgatttttgaGTTTTTAAAATTTGCAATCGGTTTAAATTCATTGGTTCACTTAAGAAATTAAACTGCACACACTGTGGaaaaaaaagtggaaaaaaaGGATGTGTGTTATGCACCAAACAGAAAATTGAAACAATATTTGGTTATTTTATAATGTAAGAATTGAGAGCGGTTACAGAACCTTGTTTTTGAAAGTTCTCCTGGAATTGCTACCCCACCTTACCCTTTTTGTGTTCAAAAGGAAGTGTACATTATTGATCATGGTGTAAGCGCAAACTCTCACCGTACTATTGATCAGCAAGTTGAAATTGGAAGTCAATATACCCTAAAGCTCTTGGTTGCCCAACGTGGCCTTTTCTATATCAGAATTGATGCGGATCAAACAAATCCAGGGTTGTCTCGTATCTTCCAATTAGACAtcttacaagaataaggtttTTCTTTGAGCATTTCCAGGCAGTGGTTCGATGATCAAGCATGGGTTCAAGCCTTTAACCTCATTTAGTAGTTGACTAATGGCCGTCAGCTTTACAAACTCGGACAAAACAGCCGAGCATTTCACCATTGTCCTATTTCTAAATGGCCGAATTAAAAAAGGTGGTTGCATGAATGGCTTGATCAGGATTGGCTAGCCATCAGAGACAGGATTCTCTGTGGTGCTAGGGAAGCTAGATGAAATGACTAGTACCGTTTGACCTGACTGACCCTTTCAGAAGGGCGTTTGGTATTTGGAATGGTGTGAAACTCAATAACACTTTTAAATCTTGCAATTGTATTTCAAACATCTTCAAGACTTACTGGTAGATTAAAGTAATAATTCCTCTCAAGGTCGAATCTTGTTAAGGTATACCCTGGAGGAGCAATTGTTAAAAAACAGGCGATTGGATTTTGAATTATCTTGTTAttaggtaataataataagtaagaCTTCTAAAGCGTATCTACTAAAGAATGCTACAAAATGGGCAGTTTATAGGCAATAggagaactgggcccaattgcataaagcatgtaagcacaaaaacttgctaagcacagaaacgggttaccagccgaaattaCATGAAGTTGACATTGTTTTGACTTGTGCCCCACTcatgttttgcttagcataataaTTTGTCGAgctgtattttctgcttagcggctttatgaaatgggtCCAGATGAGTTTTTTAATTTAGACTCGGAAAGTTTGGAATGAGTTGATGTTTCAGTTGTGATGGTAGAGTATTCTTTGTTACAAAACTGGATCATCAAAAGTAAACATTGATTCATTTTTGTGATACATAATGCTAAAAATGACAGGTGGTTATTTTCCAATGGaaaaagggtgtgttttttgtaACATAGTTTATAGCCTTGTG
Protein-coding regions in this window:
- the LOC139939359 gene encoding G1/S-specific cyclin-D2-like, whose product is MAQHTQLELLCCEVESVRRAYPDPVLLNDERVLRNLLEAEEKYTPCADYFANQFQTEIRPFMRKMVAQWMFEVCEEQQCEEEVFPLAMNYLDRFLAVQRISRKQFQLLGATCMFLASKLKDTIPLTAEKLVIYTDNSITLDQLLHFELIVLRKLKWDLSAITPHDFLEQILHRLPISNECSQKLRRHAQTFIALCATEYSFAMQPPSMIAASSVGAVAHGSSHIPIPKLIDQLQRITKIESDCLVSCQERMESLLSDSLTHPMTLDLAEATKHHENDYDKEQPTTPTDVQEAAKLLCQSGPSMAPTMTKPRLQAPQSLS